The following proteins are co-located in the Sulfurospirillum deleyianum DSM 6946 genome:
- a CDS encoding FecCD family ABC transporter permease, producing the protein MKNSLFFSLMVVSLATSVLISLALGRYEIELGTLWQFLAWKFFNIGETPHEVVLLTNIVFDIRLPRILAVLLVGAALSVSGGAFQAMFVNPLVSPGILGVLAGASFGAALGIMISDSWLGVQLFAFLFGFVAVLVALVVAKIYGKNSSQMILLVLGGVISSSLFSALLSVTKFVADPYNKLPTIVYWLMGSFSAVDMNTLSSVALPLLFSTIMLSLMGKYLNILSLGDDDAKALGVRVAWVRNSAILLATLLSTLTVVVAGMIGWVGLIIPHIARFLVGADNRVLLPMCALLGALFLVIVDTLCRISMNIEIPIGIATSLIGIPIFVLALRNAKKGFV; encoded by the coding sequence ATGAAAAATTCACTTTTTTTTAGTTTAATGGTAGTCAGTCTTGCTACAAGCGTGCTTATCTCTTTAGCATTGGGACGTTATGAGATTGAATTAGGGACGCTTTGGCAGTTTTTGGCATGGAAGTTTTTTAACATAGGTGAGACACCCCATGAGGTGGTATTGCTTACTAACATTGTTTTTGATATTCGCTTGCCACGTATTTTAGCCGTTCTTCTTGTAGGGGCTGCGCTTTCAGTTTCTGGTGGAGCGTTTCAAGCGATGTTTGTCAATCCATTGGTCTCTCCTGGCATATTGGGTGTTTTAGCGGGCGCCTCGTTTGGGGCAGCCCTTGGCATCATGATTTCTGATAGTTGGTTAGGGGTACAACTCTTTGCGTTTTTATTTGGTTTTGTAGCCGTTTTAGTCGCTCTTGTCGTAGCAAAAATATATGGAAAGAATAGCTCACAAATGATTTTATTGGTTTTGGGTGGCGTTATTTCTAGTTCTTTATTCTCAGCGCTTCTCTCCGTTACCAAGTTTGTTGCTGACCCGTACAATAAGCTTCCAACGATTGTTTACTGGCTGATGGGCTCTTTTAGTGCTGTCGATATGAACACACTCAGCAGTGTAGCGCTGCCTCTACTTTTTAGTACCATCATGCTTTCGTTGATGGGTAAATACCTCAACATTTTAAGTCTTGGTGATGATGATGCAAAAGCACTGGGTGTGCGAGTGGCATGGGTACGCAATAGCGCTATTTTACTTGCTACTTTGCTGAGTACACTCACGGTTGTGGTTGCTGGTATGATAGGTTGGGTAGGTCTTATTATACCGCATATCGCGCGCTTTTTGGTGGGTGCGGATAATCGTGTGCTCCTTCCGATGTGTGCGCTTTTGGGTGCTCTATTTTTAGTCATCGTAGATACATTGTGTCGCATCTCTATGAACATTGAAATTCCCATAGGGATTGCGACATCTTTGATTGGAATACCGATTTTTGTGCTGGCACTTCGCAATGCTAAAAAAGGATTTGTATGA
- a CDS encoding energy transducer TonB, with product MKTSHFVVASFGTLLVHVLIGCALFIGSDMLPKPPIRELIITEVSFLEELKPEMIHQEILQELPRKIKPIVEQKLEKKVPKVSAKTFPIQKPIQELVVEKTIHSNVPIKEQAEVLPVTPKAQEAPMRTTLSKRKDDLLLVYLAKVRDKIQESLRYPSAAKKMGIEGETVVQFLIHTNGMVDATSIKIAKSSGKVLLDRNAIDAVLEAVPFEFPPHEEIEIKVPVVFKLTS from the coding sequence GTGAAAACATCCCATTTCGTTGTTGCCTCTTTTGGGACACTTTTGGTGCATGTTTTGATTGGGTGTGCACTTTTTATAGGAAGTGACATGCTGCCTAAGCCTCCTATAAGAGAGTTAATTATCACAGAGGTGAGTTTTTTAGAGGAGCTAAAACCTGAGATGATTCATCAGGAGATTTTGCAAGAGCTTCCACGTAAAATAAAGCCTATTGTTGAGCAAAAGCTTGAAAAAAAAGTGCCAAAAGTATCGGCAAAAACGTTTCCCATTCAAAAGCCCATCCAAGAGCTTGTTGTAGAAAAAACGATACATTCCAATGTGCCTATCAAGGAGCAAGCAGAGGTATTGCCAGTTACGCCAAAGGCGCAAGAAGCACCGATGAGAACAACGCTCTCAAAGCGCAAGGATGACCTGCTTTTGGTCTATCTCGCTAAAGTAAGAGATAAAATTCAAGAGAGCCTTCGTTATCCTTCTGCGGCAAAAAAGATGGGTATAGAGGGTGAGACCGTGGTGCAATTTTTAATTCATACCAATGGAATGGTCGATGCTACATCGATTAAGATCGCAAAGTCTAGTGGCAAAGTACTTTTGGATCGCAATGCGATTGATGCTGTGCTTGAAGCAGTGCCTTTTGAGTTTCCTCCCCATGAGGAGATCGAGATTAAAGTCCCTGTTGTTTTTAAACTCACTTCATAA
- a CDS encoding ExbD/TolR family protein: protein MKREPSYESDIAEINMTPFVDIVLVILVIFMVTATFVTQGKIPLTLPHASNAQNQKDEKKPMVLSLTEVGELYCDDVALSIEALDTKIACMNTQEPHIVLRSDAKTPFEHVVKVIDICKKHRISTFVIQTTKGGV, encoded by the coding sequence ATGAAGCGTGAACCTTCTTATGAAAGTGATATTGCTGAGATTAATATGACTCCTTTTGTGGACATCGTCTTAGTTATTTTAGTCATTTTTATGGTGACAGCTACGTTTGTTACCCAAGGCAAAATTCCGCTTACGCTCCCCCATGCATCCAATGCTCAAAACCAAAAAGATGAGAAAAAGCCTATGGTTTTATCACTCACAGAAGTGGGAGAACTCTATTGTGATGATGTGGCGCTTTCCATAGAAGCGTTAGACACAAAAATAGCGTGCATGAACACTCAAGAGCCTCATATCGTACTGAGAAGTGATGCAAAAACGCCGTTTGAGCATGTGGTCAAGGTCATCGACATTTGTAAAAAGCATCGCATTAGCACGTTTGTGATTCAGACAACGAAGGGGGGAGTGTGA
- a CDS encoding MotA/TolQ/ExbB proton channel family protein, translated as MLSEKLLSFALLGIDPVLWVLVVMSMIAVGVMIERFLVFSAIQTKYQTMDYYTLRLSLESRLGILATFGNNAPFIGLFGTVLGIIQAFHAIGSNNAFDVQPIMQGISEALIATATGLFVAIPCVIAYNYFTRRVKVFLTQKEAQLNEA; from the coding sequence ATGCTGAGTGAAAAGCTTTTATCGTTTGCCCTTCTAGGGATTGACCCTGTCCTTTGGGTATTGGTTGTTATGAGTATGATTGCTGTTGGGGTGATGATTGAGCGTTTTTTAGTGTTTAGCGCAATTCAAACGAAGTATCAAACGATGGATTATTATACGTTGCGACTCAGTCTTGAATCGCGTTTGGGCATATTAGCGACCTTTGGTAACAACGCACCATTTATTGGGCTTTTTGGAACGGTGTTGGGTATTATTCAAGCGTTTCATGCGATAGGCTCTAATAACGCTTTTGATGTTCAACCTATTATGCAAGGTATCTCTGAAGCGCTGATTGCCACGGCAACGGGGCTTTTTGTTGCTATTCCTTGTGTTATTGCGTATAACTATTTTACCAGACGTGTCAAGGTTTTCTTAACTCAAAAAGAGGCACAGCTCAATGAAGCGTGA
- a CDS encoding TOBE domain-containing protein, protein MLEARLWMKKSNKNYLGKGRIELLERIREHGSIHAAAKAMKMSYKAAWDSVDAMNNLSETPLVEKISGGKGGGGTHLTAKGEEVIAAFHNLQVKHQQFLDLFGSSDNLATIVQTLNRLSLKLSARNQLIGTISAIRESPVNVQIELTIKAANKIYASITKNSYQELGLHLGDSAIAIIKASSIFLSKTKPTIACENLLQGKIIQILSDTSSTEITLELESKSTITATISNEAFEPLGLKINEETYIFFKASNVILGI, encoded by the coding sequence ATGTTAGAAGCACGACTTTGGATGAAAAAAAGCAACAAAAACTACCTTGGTAAAGGACGTATTGAACTACTAGAGCGCATTCGTGAACATGGATCTATCCATGCTGCCGCTAAAGCAATGAAGATGAGTTATAAAGCTGCTTGGGACTCCGTCGATGCGATGAATAACCTCTCCGAAACACCCCTTGTCGAAAAAATCAGTGGTGGAAAAGGAGGTGGTGGGACACATTTAACAGCCAAAGGTGAAGAGGTAATAGCCGCTTTTCATAACCTTCAAGTGAAACATCAACAATTTTTAGATCTTTTTGGAAGCAGTGATAATTTAGCAACCATTGTTCAAACACTGAATCGTCTTTCATTAAAACTTAGCGCTCGTAACCAACTTATCGGCACAATTAGCGCCATAAGAGAATCTCCTGTTAATGTACAAATAGAACTTACCATAAAGGCAGCCAATAAAATTTATGCTAGCATTACCAAAAACAGTTATCAAGAATTAGGACTCCACCTTGGCGATAGCGCTATTGCTATTATCAAAGCCAGTTCAATTTTTCTCTCAAAAACGAAACCTACCATTGCGTGTGAAAACCTCTTACAGGGCAAAATCATTCAAATTCTCAGCGATACCTCTAGCACGGAAATCACCTTAGAACTAGAAAGTAAAAGTACGATTACAGCGACGATTTCAAATGAAGCATTCGAACCTTTAGGGTTAAAAATCAATGAAGAAACATATATTTTCTTTAAAGCATCTAACGTTATTTTAGGTATTTAA
- a CDS encoding ABC transporter substrate-binding protein — MHVFIFFLLFVTSLFANESRTFLDVSNKPIVLPEHITRIYGSAPPISFMIYVIDDTPLIGVNSPQTNKDNNNGEKFLSKHFMELPILGGWHGNNIPNLEAILAAKPDVIITWDTPLLNEKTAKDLARISIPALKVNIDDSQNYPEVFRYLGRVMQKEERANALANMAQTYLDELKTFVASIPEKERTKVYYAEGDFGLQTECDRSFHSEPLALAGGNLVHKCVQNSVVGLQEVSFEQIILYDPEVIIVQNPTFYKTVFREKKWAVLKAVQNKKVYLVPKSPFNWTDRPPSFMRILGAHWIASKLYPTRYPYKIEDKVKAFYQLFFGVELSNEDLKTYFKL; from the coding sequence ATGCATGTGTTCATTTTTTTTCTACTGTTCGTAACCTCACTTTTTGCAAATGAGTCGCGAACATTTTTAGATGTTAGCAACAAGCCTATTGTACTTCCTGAGCATATCACTCGCATTTATGGCTCAGCTCCACCCATTAGTTTTATGATTTATGTCATTGATGACACCCCACTGATTGGTGTTAATTCTCCACAAACAAATAAAGACAACAACAATGGTGAAAAATTTTTAAGTAAACATTTCATGGAACTTCCTATTTTAGGAGGTTGGCATGGCAACAATATTCCCAATTTAGAAGCAATTTTAGCCGCAAAGCCTGATGTAATTATCACATGGGATACGCCACTACTCAATGAAAAAACAGCTAAAGATTTAGCACGCATTTCTATTCCTGCTCTGAAAGTAAATATTGACGATTCGCAAAACTACCCTGAGGTTTTTCGCTACCTTGGAAGAGTTATGCAAAAAGAAGAGCGTGCCAATGCACTAGCTAACATGGCGCAAACCTATTTAGATGAGCTCAAAACTTTTGTAGCAAGTATCCCTGAAAAAGAGCGTACCAAAGTCTATTACGCTGAAGGTGATTTTGGGCTTCAAACAGAATGTGACCGCTCTTTTCACTCTGAACCTTTAGCCCTAGCTGGAGGTAACTTAGTGCATAAATGCGTGCAAAACAGTGTTGTAGGATTACAAGAAGTAAGTTTTGAACAGATTATTTTATATGACCCAGAAGTTATCATCGTTCAAAATCCAACGTTTTATAAAACCGTCTTTCGTGAGAAAAAATGGGCAGTGCTCAAAGCCGTTCAAAATAAAAAAGTATACTTAGTCCCAAAATCCCCCTTTAATTGGACAGATAGACCACCTTCTTTTATGCGTATTCTTGGGGCACATTGGATTGCGAGCAAACTCTATCCCACACGCTATCCCTATAAAATTGAAGACAAAGTCAAAGCATTTTATCAGCTCTTTTTTGGTGTTGAACTCAGTAACGAAGATTTAAAAACCTATTTTAAGTTATAG
- a CDS encoding radical SAM protein — translation MICPICERRCHVEEKGIGMCGRYECQDHAMIERFPNAYLVVAPISAETMPVLHFHPRAKFLQISTTGCNFDCLGCISTVVAKEMNVQSPALKKLSPMQIINKALEQACDGIVFLMNDPLASFYTFLEICTLAKKHGLLTGCSTNGYFTQKSLALLSPYLDFVNIGLKGLCNDVYRSCGASSYKPVLRNIELFHHQGVHVEVACIHKTDNEEELLKIAQTLANISKEIPLQIMRFIPIEDASITLEPSILASETLYKKLLSHLDYVYLFNSPGTESLNTHCPKCGALIFERDFYGPMGAKLRAIHPNYHKHTCPNCHHILPIKGEPAEKIFNEDGFEGGYPLTRALEIVEGTLATLGVKKQKDVTACWEKLLQNDGLRRLHVNIQNFDDYANTIKYLANLTHKETLAQKLLAYMREKIAIITQELPKIDVKPRVYYVMGKPLFALEEERLENQLVEMAGGISVNKGLDLQGRPGKKISVEMLNALNPDIIFISSFLDCPLDEFYMYCEKQGIVVEALKQKRIYTHLAPCFDFGSPRWILGLMHIANMLHPTLYHFDVLEEAKVFYRLFYESTFSLPTLNRSFAKPSQYHTMVQI, via the coding sequence ATGATTTGCCCGATTTGTGAACGACGATGCCATGTCGAAGAAAAAGGCATTGGGATGTGTGGTCGCTATGAATGCCAAGACCATGCCATGATAGAGCGTTTTCCAAACGCATACCTTGTTGTAGCACCCATTTCAGCAGAAACCATGCCTGTGCTGCACTTTCACCCTCGTGCCAAATTTTTGCAAATCAGCACCACTGGGTGTAATTTTGACTGTTTGGGGTGCATCTCAACCGTGGTTGCTAAGGAGATGAATGTACAAAGCCCAGCGCTTAAAAAGCTTTCGCCGATGCAAATTATCAACAAAGCCTTAGAGCAAGCGTGTGATGGCATTGTTTTTCTTATGAATGACCCTCTCGCCTCGTTTTACACCTTTTTAGAGATTTGCACACTGGCTAAAAAACATGGACTTTTGACAGGGTGCTCTACCAATGGTTATTTTACGCAAAAATCCCTAGCCTTACTTTCCCCTTATTTGGATTTTGTCAATATTGGGCTTAAAGGCTTGTGCAATGATGTTTACCGTAGTTGCGGTGCGTCCAGCTACAAGCCTGTATTACGCAATATCGAGCTTTTTCACCATCAAGGTGTGCACGTTGAAGTGGCGTGCATTCATAAAACAGACAACGAAGAAGAGCTTTTAAAAATTGCCCAAACATTGGCAAACATCTCCAAAGAGATTCCCCTCCAAATTATGCGATTTATCCCTATTGAAGATGCGAGCATCACCCTAGAGCCTTCCATCTTAGCATCTGAAACCCTTTACAAAAAACTCTTATCGCATCTTGATTACGTCTATCTTTTCAACTCCCCTGGAACGGAGTCTTTAAATACTCACTGCCCTAAATGTGGCGCATTGATTTTTGAGCGAGATTTTTACGGTCCTATGGGCGCAAAGCTAAGAGCCATTCACCCAAACTATCACAAACACACCTGCCCAAACTGCCATCACATTCTTCCCATCAAAGGAGAGCCTGCCGAAAAAATCTTCAATGAAGATGGTTTTGAAGGCGGCTATCCACTCACAAGAGCGTTGGAAATCGTAGAGGGAACACTTGCGACACTAGGCGTAAAGAAGCAAAAAGATGTCACCGCATGTTGGGAAAAACTCTTGCAAAATGATGGACTACGACGCTTACATGTAAACATTCAAAACTTTGACGATTATGCCAACACAATAAAGTATCTTGCAAACCTCACCCACAAAGAAACTCTGGCTCAAAAGCTCCTTGCTTACATGAGAGAAAAGATTGCCATAATCACCCAAGAATTACCCAAAATTGACGTTAAACCACGGGTCTATTATGTGATGGGAAAACCCTTATTTGCACTCGAAGAAGAACGCCTTGAAAATCAGTTGGTTGAAATGGCAGGTGGTATCAGTGTCAATAAAGGGCTGGATTTGCAGGGAAGACCTGGAAAAAAGATATCTGTCGAAATGCTCAACGCACTCAACCCTGATATTATCTTTATCTCATCATTTTTAGACTGCCCGCTCGATGAGTTTTACATGTATTGTGAAAAACAAGGCATCGTCGTCGAAGCACTCAAACAAAAACGTATCTACACACACCTTGCACCCTGTTTTGATTTTGGAAGCCCCCGTTGGATTTTGGGCTTGATGCACATCGCCAACATGCTCCATCCAACGCTTTACCATTTCGATGTTTTAGAAGAGGCTAAAGTCTTTTACCGCCTCTTTTATGAAAGCACCTTTAGCCTCCCCACGCTCAATCGTTCCTTTGCAAAACCAAGCCAATATCACACAATGGTTCAAATTTAG
- a CDS encoding formate dehydrogenase subunit gamma, whose product MKKYLVLLSSLLLSMTSLYAISTGTYDDPLYGTAMLNAIPKYFAFGEVFTYLQREWFWKGFLIALFLVPVAGSIHYMIIGPKVFSHDGKKIFAFSLLMRVMHNLAALSFLVLVPTGFIMAFGDFFGGGTFVRVCKNLHGIATPVFAITVLPMIIAWIRDMIFNMDDVKWMMIVGGYLSKEKKPIPAGKFNAGQKAWFWIAMPGGILMILTGALMFFLNINLSPVATLFGVSQIDLLRISAIIHNVLGMVVATFFMVHVYMAAIAIKGAIHSMITGYKEEEEVAILHSSWYRKLKEEGKV is encoded by the coding sequence ATGAAAAAGTACCTTGTGCTCTTAAGCAGCTTGTTACTTTCGATGACCTCTTTATATGCCATAAGCACAGGAACGTATGATGACCCTTTGTATGGAACAGCTATGCTCAATGCTATTCCAAAATACTTTGCGTTTGGAGAGGTTTTTACCTACCTCCAACGTGAGTGGTTTTGGAAAGGGTTTTTGATTGCGCTCTTTTTAGTTCCGGTTGCAGGTTCGATTCACTATATGATTATTGGACCTAAAGTGTTTTCGCATGATGGCAAGAAAATCTTTGCATTTAGCTTGTTGATGCGAGTCATGCACAACCTTGCGGCACTCTCCTTTTTGGTGTTAGTGCCCACAGGATTTATTATGGCGTTTGGAGACTTCTTCGGAGGTGGAACCTTTGTTCGTGTGTGTAAGAACCTTCACGGGATTGCCACACCTGTTTTTGCGATTACCGTCCTTCCTATGATCATTGCATGGATTCGAGATATGATTTTCAACATGGATGATGTCAAGTGGATGATGATCGTAGGCGGATATCTTTCCAAAGAGAAAAAGCCAATTCCTGCGGGTAAGTTTAACGCAGGTCAAAAGGCATGGTTTTGGATTGCAATGCCTGGTGGTATTTTAATGATTTTAACAGGAGCGTTGATGTTCTTCTTAAACATTAACCTCTCTCCTGTGGCAACACTTTTTGGGGTCAGTCAAATTGATTTACTCCGTATCTCGGCGATTATCCACAATGTATTGGGTATGGTCGTAGCGACGTTTTTTATGGTACATGTTTACATGGCAGCGATTGCGATTAAAGGCGCAATTCACTCTATGATTACAGGCTATAAAGAAGAAGAAGAGGTTGCCATCCTTCACAGTTCTTGGTATAGAAAACTCAAAGAAGAAGGTAAGGTTTAA
- the fdh3B gene encoding formate dehydrogenase FDH3 subunit beta, with the protein MENINSRLKFYCDAERCIECFACVVACQNAHELPVGIARRKVVTLNDGVEGKETSISIACMHCSDAPCSQVCPVDCFYIREDGIVLHDKEKCIGCGYCLYACPFGAPQFPKDGVFGAKGAMDKCTMCAGGPLETNSEIERHTYGQNRISEGKVPVCAAMCSTNALMIGTSEKVSELYRTRVLARGESKEANNSYLWNVAYNKQSRKGLTQ; encoded by the coding sequence ATGGAAAATATCAACAGTCGTCTAAAATTTTATTGTGATGCAGAGAGATGTATTGAGTGTTTTGCTTGTGTGGTTGCTTGTCAAAATGCGCATGAACTCCCTGTGGGCATTGCACGACGTAAGGTCGTAACGCTTAATGATGGTGTGGAGGGCAAAGAGACCTCTATCTCGATTGCGTGTATGCACTGCTCTGACGCTCCATGTTCACAAGTGTGTCCAGTGGATTGTTTTTATATTCGTGAAGATGGTATTGTGCTTCATGATAAAGAAAAATGTATTGGATGTGGATACTGCTTATACGCATGTCCTTTTGGTGCGCCTCAGTTTCCAAAAGATGGTGTCTTTGGCGCTAAAGGTGCCATGGATAAATGTACCATGTGTGCAGGTGGTCCACTTGAAACCAACTCTGAAATAGAGCGTCATACCTATGGTCAAAATCGTATCTCTGAGGGAAAAGTTCCTGTGTGTGCGGCGATGTGTTCGACCAATGCTTTGATGATTGGAACCTCTGAGAAAGTTTCTGAACTTTATCGTACACGTGTTCTAGCTCGTGGAGAGAGTAAAGAGGCAAATAACTCTTATCTTTGGAATGTTGCCTATAATAAACAAAGCAGAAAAGGGCTTACACAATGA
- a CDS encoding formate dehydrogenase subunit alpha, with amino-acid sequence MSKSETQLLSSSKVGRRSFLKMAALGSASFGAGNLLAKEEKIRVASAEEIKNPFPGSKTVKTICSICSAGCGIKAEVQNGVWVRQEPAHDHPISEGSHCCKGTDQIDLTKSKQRIKYPMKKENGKWHRLTWDQAIEEISSKMLKIREENGPDTAMFLGSAKFNNQQAFYFRKFAAFWGSNNIDHVARIUHSASVAGAANTWGYGAMTNHFGDIVAHSKLIMMVGANSAVANPIGFKHFLQAKDRGAKLIVVDPIFTRSAAKADIYVRIRPGTDIAFAYGLLHVIFKNGWEDQDFIDHRTYAMDQIRAEAAKWTPEEASNVSGASVAQILEIAELYAKTKPAAIAWSLGITQHSVGSSNTRILPILALVTGNAGKAGGGCQIIRGHDNVQGATDMANLADSLPGYYGLDKAAWQYYAKTWGVSLEYLQSRFHPELDAKGEHKWMHAKGFSLAKWWQGVLQEEKTTSSAPIRVLWVQGTGITSMSQQVKIKEAIDKLDMLVVAEPFVNEAAIITDRKDGIYILPVATQFECEGTLSATNRSAQWRSQVVEPLYESKADHEVMFAFAKKFGFYDEYVKGMKMHVEKGEVVKYKDDFVWPDDAVREIARTVKSIGLSGWTPERLRKHQANWHLFDPLTLKGRGEMEGEYYGLPWPCWDEKHPGSPVLYDVSKPVNEGGMGFRNRFGMEHNGVSQIADETVTLPGQKIKGGYPQLTKANIEKVLGITLSEEEKAQMGPSWAMDFSGIIQKYAREYGVCVYGNARARTIVWEFPDPVPVHREPIHSPRWDLVQKYPALPDQDNNFRVATRFISEQTKQDWSKEFPTIMTSMRLVNLSGAGMLERTSKYLSSITPEMFANIHPDLASKYGIEDKGMMWIHAPQGTKIKVRVHYNRSVTPDRICMPYNFAGVMQGVDLSANYPEGTRPYTIGESSNTIVNYGFDPITQISEFNAGLCRVEKA; translated from the coding sequence ATGAGTAAAAGCGAAACCCAACTACTCTCCTCTAGCAAAGTCGGAAGACGTTCATTTTTAAAAATGGCGGCTTTGGGAAGTGCTAGTTTTGGAGCGGGGAATCTTCTTGCAAAAGAAGAGAAGATTAGAGTGGCGAGTGCGGAAGAGATTAAAAACCCATTTCCAGGCTCAAAAACAGTAAAAACCATCTGTTCGATTTGTTCAGCAGGTTGTGGTATTAAAGCTGAAGTACAAAATGGTGTATGGGTAAGACAAGAACCCGCACATGACCATCCAATCAGTGAGGGAAGCCACTGCTGTAAAGGTACGGATCAAATTGATTTAACCAAATCAAAACAACGTATCAAATACCCAATGAAAAAAGAGAATGGTAAATGGCATCGTTTAACATGGGATCAAGCGATTGAGGAAATTTCTTCTAAAATGTTAAAAATTAGAGAAGAAAATGGTCCAGATACCGCAATGTTCCTAGGTTCAGCAAAATTCAATAACCAGCAAGCGTTTTACTTTAGAAAGTTTGCTGCGTTTTGGGGCTCAAATAATATCGATCACGTAGCTAGAATCTGACACAGTGCTTCCGTTGCCGGTGCGGCAAATACATGGGGTTACGGTGCTATGACAAATCACTTTGGTGATATTGTTGCACATTCTAAGTTAATCATGATGGTCGGAGCAAACTCCGCTGTTGCTAATCCAATTGGATTTAAACACTTCTTGCAAGCCAAAGATAGAGGCGCGAAGTTGATCGTAGTCGATCCTATCTTTACACGCAGTGCTGCAAAAGCAGATATTTATGTACGTATTCGTCCTGGTACCGATATTGCGTTTGCCTATGGACTTTTACATGTAATCTTCAAAAACGGTTGGGAAGATCAAGATTTTATTGATCATAGAACCTATGCGATGGATCAAATCAGAGCCGAAGCTGCAAAATGGACACCTGAAGAGGCGTCTAATGTTTCAGGTGCTTCTGTTGCACAAATCCTAGAAATAGCAGAATTGTATGCAAAAACTAAACCAGCTGCTATTGCATGGTCTTTAGGAATTACACAACACTCTGTGGGTAGTTCAAACACCCGTATTCTTCCAATTTTAGCGCTTGTGACAGGTAATGCTGGAAAAGCAGGTGGTGGTTGTCAAATTATTCGTGGACACGATAACGTTCAAGGTGCAACCGATATGGCAAACCTTGCAGACTCTCTTCCAGGCTATTATGGTTTGGATAAAGCCGCATGGCAATACTATGCAAAAACATGGGGTGTGAGTTTAGAGTATCTTCAAAGCCGTTTCCATCCAGAACTCGATGCGAAGGGTGAGCATAAATGGATGCATGCTAAAGGTTTCTCTCTTGCTAAATGGTGGCAAGGTGTTCTTCAAGAAGAAAAAACAACTTCTTCTGCGCCTATTCGTGTGCTTTGGGTACAAGGAACAGGTATTACGTCTATGTCTCAACAAGTGAAAATCAAAGAGGCGATTGATAAACTCGATATGCTTGTTGTTGCTGAGCCGTTTGTGAATGAAGCAGCGATTATTACCGATAGAAAAGATGGTATTTATATTCTTCCTGTGGCAACACAGTTTGAGTGTGAAGGAACCCTTTCCGCAACCAATCGTTCTGCGCAATGGCGTTCACAAGTCGTTGAACCACTGTATGAGAGTAAAGCAGATCATGAAGTGATGTTTGCTTTTGCGAAAAAATTTGGTTTTTATGATGAGTATGTCAAGGGCATGAAAATGCATGTGGAAAAAGGCGAAGTCGTTAAATATAAAGATGATTTTGTTTGGCCAGATGATGCGGTTCGTGAGATTGCTCGTACGGTTAAGAGTATTGGTCTTTCGGGCTGGACACCAGAGCGTCTACGCAAACACCAAGCAAATTGGCATCTTTTTGATCCATTAACCCTCAAAGGGCGTGGTGAGATGGAAGGCGAATACTACGGACTTCCATGGCCATGTTGGGATGAAAAACATCCAGGTTCTCCTGTTCTTTACGATGTATCCAAACCTGTCAATGAAGGCGGTATGGGCTTTAGAAATCGTTTTGGAATGGAGCACAATGGTGTGAGCCAAATTGCCGATGAGACCGTGACACTTCCAGGTCAAAAAATCAAAGGTGGCTACCCACAACTCACTAAAGCTAACATCGAAAAAGTGCTTGGCATTACGCTCTCTGAAGAAGAGAAAGCACAAATGGGACCAAGCTGGGCGATGGATTTTAGTGGTATTATCCAAAAATATGCTCGTGAGTATGGCGTGTGTGTTTATGGTAATGCAAGAGCACGTACGATTGTTTGGGAATTTCCAGATCCAGTACCCGTACACCGTGAGCCTATTCATTCACCACGTTGGGATTTGGTTCAAAAATACCCTGCATTGCCTGATCAAGACAATAACTTTAGGGTAGCAACAAGGTTTATCTCTGAGCAAACCAAACAAGATTGGTCCAAAGAGTTCCCAACTATTATGACCTCTATGCGTCTAGTCAACCTCTCAGGTGCTGGAATGCTAGAGCGAACCAGTAAGTACCTCTCAAGCATCACTCCAGAGATGTTTGCCAATATTCACCCAGACTTAGCCTCTAAGTATGGTATTGAAGATAAAGGTATGATGTGGATTCATGCACCGCAGGGTACAAAGATTAAAGTTAGAGTACACTACAATAGAAGTGTAACCCCTGATCGTATTTGTATGCCGTACAACTTTGCGGGTGTTATGCAGGGTGTGGATTTGAGTGCGAACTATCCAGAAGGCACACGTCCTTACACGATTGGTGAAAGTTCAAATACCATTGTTAACTATGGATTTGACCCGATTACCCAAATTTCTGAGTTCAATGCGGGTCTATGCCGTGTTGAGAAAGCGTAA